One Nitrospirota bacterium DNA segment encodes these proteins:
- the dnaG gene encoding DNA primase translates to MSQGLIPEDVLNHIRERADIAQVVSDYVTLSRAGQNLKGLCPFHSEKTPSFTVSPSRQMFHCFGCGVGGNVFTFLMKIEGMEFPEAARELGRRTGVAIPETRGGQAQSRGDRQKLEQIHEAAAAWFRRNLEEGETGKEARAYLARRGITQETIEAFGVGVAPPAWDGLIRSLGQAGYKPADLAAAGLAVPRERDGKGQPGAAGYYDRFRGRVMFPIRDLRQRVIAFGGRVLDDAVPKYLNSPDTPLFNKGRNLYALDQAREAAGRADTLVIVEGYFDAIALHQAGVRNVAATLGTALTPEHVQTLRRFVKRLVLLFDPDPAGVRAALRTLDLFVGSGMGVRVVSLPAGEDPDTYIRKTGAEAFLQLQDRAPSLLDFSVEHSLQQAASGLLEDRIRSVDEILRILQRTANRIEKEECTRRVAERLGIGQQRLIERYPELLPKEDRRASRPAPRPQAAAAEPRFKASPEERDLVHLLLHGKLSAAHVRSLSPESFSVPACRRLVELALAHLDRDGRVLVRPLLDAAMAEPRCAAVATELSLRDCHVDDLNEYIAGCLETLERKRHELALNELIVKLRAAEREGRAEDVRRLNAQVNDLRMRKAGVQHAPTV, encoded by the coding sequence GTGAGCCAGGGCCTCATTCCGGAAGACGTTCTCAACCACATCCGGGAACGAGCGGACATCGCGCAGGTCGTGTCCGACTACGTGACCCTCTCCCGGGCCGGGCAGAACCTCAAGGGGCTCTGCCCCTTCCACAGCGAGAAGACCCCCTCCTTCACGGTCAGCCCCTCCAGGCAGATGTTCCACTGTTTCGGCTGCGGGGTGGGCGGGAACGTCTTCACGTTCCTGATGAAGATCGAGGGGATGGAGTTCCCGGAGGCCGCGCGCGAGTTGGGGCGTCGCACGGGGGTGGCCATTCCCGAGACCCGCGGGGGCCAAGCGCAGAGCCGCGGGGACCGGCAGAAGCTGGAGCAGATTCACGAGGCGGCGGCGGCCTGGTTCCGGCGGAACCTGGAGGAGGGGGAGACCGGCAAAGAGGCCCGGGCCTATCTCGCCCGGCGCGGGATCACTCAGGAGACCATCGAGGCCTTCGGCGTGGGCGTCGCGCCGCCCGCCTGGGACGGGTTGATCCGCAGCCTGGGCCAGGCCGGTTACAAGCCTGCCGACCTGGCTGCGGCCGGCCTGGCCGTGCCGCGGGAGCGGGACGGGAAGGGCCAGCCAGGCGCGGCCGGCTACTACGACCGGTTCCGCGGGCGCGTGATGTTTCCGATCCGGGATCTCCGGCAGCGGGTCATCGCCTTCGGCGGGCGCGTGCTGGACGATGCGGTCCCCAAGTACCTGAACTCGCCGGACACGCCGCTCTTCAACAAGGGGCGGAACCTCTACGCCCTCGACCAGGCGCGCGAGGCAGCCGGGCGGGCGGACACCCTCGTGATCGTGGAAGGCTATTTCGACGCGATCGCGCTGCACCAGGCCGGAGTCCGGAACGTGGCCGCGACGCTGGGCACGGCGCTGACGCCCGAGCACGTGCAAACGCTCCGGCGGTTCGTCAAGCGGCTCGTGTTGCTCTTCGACCCGGATCCGGCCGGCGTGCGGGCGGCGCTGCGGACGTTGGACCTCTTCGTCGGCAGCGGGATGGGCGTGCGGGTCGTGTCGCTGCCGGCCGGCGAGGACCCAGACACATACATCCGCAAGACCGGGGCCGAGGCCTTCCTCCAATTGCAGGACCGGGCCCCCAGCCTGCTGGACTTTTCGGTCGAGCACAGTCTGCAGCAGGCGGCGTCCGGACTGCTGGAGGACCGGATCAGGAGCGTGGACGAAATTCTGCGGATTCTCCAGCGGACCGCCAACCGGATCGAGAAGGAGGAATGCACCCGCCGCGTGGCGGAGCGGCTGGGCATCGGCCAGCAGCGGCTGATCGAGCGGTACCCGGAGCTCCTGCCCAAGGAAGACCGTCGCGCTTCCCGACCCGCTCCCAGGCCGCAGGCCGCCGCGGCCGAGCCGCGGTTCAAGGCCAGCCCGGAGGAGCGGGACCTGGTCCACCTCCTCCTGCACGGCAAGCTGAGCGCCGCCCACGTCCGCTCCCTTTCGCCCGAGTCGTTCTCCGTGCCGGCCTGCCGCCGCCTCGTGGAGCTCGCGCTCGCACACCTGGACCGGGACGGCCGGGTCCTGGTCCGGCCGCTGCTGGACGCGGCGATGGCCGAGCCCCGGTGCGCGGCCGTCGCGACCGAGCTCTCCCTGCGGGACTGCCACGTGGACGACCTGAACGAGTACATCGCCGGCTGTCTGGAGACGCTGGAGCGGAAGCGGCACGAGCTGGCGCTGAACGAGCTGATCGTCAAGCTGCGCGCGGCCGAGCGGGAGGGGCGGGCCGAGGACGTGCGGCGGCTGAATGCCCAGGTCAACGATCTGCGGATGCGGAAGGCGGGCGTGCAGCACGCTCCGACCGTGTAA
- a CDS encoding type II toxin-antitoxin system VapC family toxin encodes MNRYVVDASVAIKWFIPERLSEAAGRLRQANHSLSVPAFFWLEIGNVLAKKIRRGEITGEEGDFILKELRQLPFRRHADERLFRSAYALALQTQRSLYDCLYLALAEVIDGRMVTADRKFYAALMAGEQGRRLLWVEDLPQAT; translated from the coding sequence GTGAACCGTTATGTGGTGGATGCCAGCGTCGCGATCAAATGGTTCATCCCCGAGCGGCTTTCCGAGGCGGCGGGTCGGCTCCGCCAGGCGAACCACAGCTTGTCGGTACCGGCCTTCTTTTGGCTCGAAATCGGGAACGTTCTCGCCAAGAAGATTCGCCGGGGCGAGATCACCGGAGAAGAAGGCGACTTCATTCTGAAAGAACTTCGGCAGTTGCCGTTCCGGCGGCATGCCGATGAGAGGCTGTTCCGCTCTGCCTACGCCCTTGCGTTGCAGACGCAACGCAGCCTGTACGATTGCCTGTATCTGGCCTTGGCCGAAGTCATTGACGGGCGCATGGTTACCGCGGACCGCAAGTTCTACGCGGCGCTCATGGCCGGGGAACAGGGCCGACGGCTGCTCTGGGTTGAGGATCTGCCGCAGGCGACCTGA
- a CDS encoding response regulator, with product MTTPKNLLIVARNPDTRERLEDLLFGLGYGFRTVANQSEALMMLQRWHFDGLLLDVDPPANRHSEVRRFLRERGMLLPVLLLVKGSDASTAEGLETYQGTETVLPQPIKEKELGQWLSQSVGLPGERWSARTFSIRSGPTS from the coding sequence ATGACAACGCCCAAGAACCTCCTGATCGTCGCGCGCAATCCGGATACCAGAGAGAGGCTCGAAGATTTATTGTTCGGGCTTGGGTACGGGTTCCGGACTGTCGCCAACCAGAGCGAGGCCTTGATGATGCTCCAACGCTGGCATTTCGACGGACTGTTGCTCGATGTCGATCCACCGGCCAACCGCCATTCTGAAGTGCGCAGATTTCTTCGGGAGCGGGGCATGCTCTTGCCGGTTCTTCTGCTGGTGAAAGGATCGGATGCGTCCACGGCCGAGGGCCTCGAGACCTATCAAGGGACCGAAACGGTGCTCCCCCAGCCGATCAAAGAAAAGGAGTTGGGACAGTGGTTGAGTCAATCGGTCGGCCTGCCGGGGGAGCGCTGGTCGGCTCGGACTTTTTCAATACGCTCCGGACCGACAAGCTAA
- the rnhC gene encoding ribonuclease HIII, translating to MTTEQPNRGTGRIGIDESGKGDYFGPLVVAAVFVDEAAESDLTLMQVRDSKKISDNRILELAPDIKQVCPHSVVAIGPQRYNELYAKIRNLNRLLAWGHARALENLLERVECPLAIADQFGDERFIQNALLEKGKQIRLIQQPKAEADLAVAAASVLARAEFLTRLRRLADELGLPLPKGASQQVELAARMILKKHGKDRLGTVAKLHFKTTQAVLAASAGT from the coding sequence ATGACCACGGAACAGCCCAACCGGGGAACCGGCCGGATCGGCATCGACGAATCCGGCAAGGGCGATTATTTCGGGCCTTTGGTCGTCGCGGCGGTCTTCGTGGATGAAGCCGCTGAGTCGGACCTGACCCTCATGCAGGTGCGGGACAGCAAGAAGATCTCCGACAACCGGATCCTGGAGCTGGCCCCGGACATCAAGCAGGTCTGCCCGCACAGCGTGGTCGCGATCGGCCCGCAGCGCTACAACGAGCTCTACGCCAAGATCAGGAACCTGAACCGGCTGCTCGCCTGGGGCCACGCCCGCGCGCTCGAAAACCTGCTGGAGCGGGTGGAGTGCCCGCTGGCGATCGCCGATCAGTTCGGGGACGAGCGGTTCATCCAGAACGCGCTCCTGGAGAAGGGCAAGCAGATCCGATTGATCCAGCAGCCCAAGGCGGAAGCCGACCTGGCGGTCGCCGCCGCGTCGGTCCTGGCCCGGGCCGAGTTCCTGACCCGGCTCAGGCGTCTGGCCGACGAACTGGGGCTCCCGCTTCCCAAGGGCGCGTCACAGCAGGTCGAGCTCGCGGCGCGGATGATCCTCAAAAAGCACGGGAAGGACCGGCTGGGGACCGTGGCCAAGCTCCACTTCAAGACGACGCAAGCGGTGCTGGCCGCGTCGGCTGGGACTTAG
- the hisA gene encoding 1-(5-phosphoribosyl)-5-[(5-phosphoribosylamino)methylideneamino]imidazole-4-carboxamide isomerase: protein MLVIPAIDLKDGRCVRLRQGDMKAETVYSDDPAATALQWERQGAKLLHVVDLNGAVEGKPKNVSFIEAIAKTVSVPVQVGGGIRSLDTVRLYLSGGVRRVVLGTAALQDRTLLERACAEFPGRILVGLDARNGNVAVQGWTSQSGTKAAELLQALAGLPLSGVIYTDIGRDGMLEGPNLAALREIVSVSRLPVIASGGISRVEDIKAVRALGSRIEGAIVGKALYDGKLDLREAIAAAA from the coding sequence ATGCTCGTGATTCCCGCGATTGACCTGAAGGACGGCCGGTGCGTGCGCCTGCGGCAGGGCGACATGAAGGCGGAGACCGTCTATTCGGACGATCCGGCGGCGACGGCGCTCCAGTGGGAACGGCAGGGGGCCAAGCTGCTCCACGTCGTGGACCTCAACGGGGCGGTCGAGGGGAAGCCCAAGAACGTCTCGTTCATCGAGGCCATCGCCAAGACGGTCTCAGTCCCGGTCCAGGTGGGGGGAGGCATCCGTTCCCTGGATACGGTCCGGCTGTACCTCTCGGGCGGCGTCCGCCGGGTGGTGCTGGGCACGGCGGCGCTGCAGGACCGGACCCTCCTGGAGAGGGCCTGCGCGGAGTTCCCCGGCCGGATCCTGGTCGGGCTCGACGCCAGGAACGGGAACGTGGCGGTGCAGGGCTGGACCAGCCAGTCGGGCACGAAGGCCGCGGAACTGCTCCAGGCCCTGGCGGGGCTGCCGCTCTCCGGCGTGATCTACACGGACATCGGCCGGGACGGCATGTTGGAGGGGCCGAACCTGGCGGCGCTCCGCGAGATCGTCTCGGTCTCGCGCCTGCCGGTCATCGCCTCGGGGGGCATCTCGCGGGTCGAAGACATCAAGGCCGTCAGGGCGCTGGGCTCCCGCATCGAGGGGGCCATCGTGGGCAAGGCCCTCTACGACGGGAAGCTGGACCTGCGCGAAGCGATCGCCGCCGCCGCGTAG
- a CDS encoding histidine triad nucleotide-binding protein — MSDCIFCKIAEKKIPAKVVHEDDRCLAFDDINPQAPIHTLVIPKRHASSIAELTEADAGLLGHLMLTAGAVAKQKGIAESGYRVVLNTGRNGGQTVFHLHVHLLGGRPMHWPPG, encoded by the coding sequence ATGAGCGACTGCATCTTCTGCAAGATCGCCGAGAAGAAGATTCCCGCCAAGGTCGTCCACGAGGACGACCGCTGCCTCGCCTTCGACGACATCAATCCCCAGGCGCCCATCCACACGCTGGTCATCCCCAAGCGCCACGCTTCCTCCATTGCCGAGCTGACCGAGGCCGACGCAGGCCTGCTGGGGCACCTTATGCTGACGGCGGGGGCGGTGGCGAAGCAGAAGGGGATCGCGGAGTCCGGCTATCGGGTGGTCCTGAACACGGGCAGGAACGGCGGCCAGACGGTCTTCCACCTCCATGTCCACCTGCTCGGCGGCCGTCCGATGCACTGGCCGCCCGGATAA
- the rpoD gene encoding RNA polymerase sigma factor RpoD — protein MPKEELLIEVKKLISRGKEKGYLTYEELNSTLPAEMVSSDQLGSIMAMFSEMDIEIVESTEGDRFQKAADGDESGEEAEEGEESEENEKEIDLTPGVLSRTDDPVRLYLKEMGSVALLSREGEIEIAKRIEEGKKEIASIVFGMPMSIQFVLALREKLKAGKIGIRELVPVAEEEFEDEEASERDDEELRTRTLDALGKVRKVSQTLMGLYGQSRRTSNSPAKLQRIRSQIKDVRQQVVEKMESVNLHQAIKDKMVQRVRDIAQDIRAAEREIAHCQRKLGVPGEAGLECLRRLNRGRRDFLAVKRKAGLSEEVLQEVKKSFLAARSRIRQLETDEALVSSDEIKEAVRHLDVAAEKVKRGKAELVEANLRLVVSIAKKYTNRGLQFLDLIQEGNIGLMKAVDKFEYKRGYKFSTYATWWIRQAITRAIADQARTIRIPVHMIETINKLIRTSRHLVQQLGREPTPEEIAERMDLPLDKVRKILKIAREPISLETPIGEEEDSHLGDFIEDKKAVSPLEAAIRYDLQRQINSALETLTPREEKVLRKRFGIGESTDHTLEEVGQDFEVTRERIRQIEAKALRKLRHPSRSKKLRSFVESL, from the coding sequence ATGCCGAAAGAAGAGTTGCTGATCGAAGTCAAGAAGCTGATCTCCCGCGGGAAGGAAAAGGGCTACCTGACCTACGAGGAGCTGAACAGCACGCTGCCGGCCGAGATGGTGTCCTCGGACCAGCTCGGCAGCATCATGGCCATGTTCAGCGAGATGGACATCGAGATCGTCGAATCCACGGAAGGGGACCGCTTCCAGAAGGCGGCCGACGGGGACGAATCGGGTGAGGAGGCCGAGGAGGGGGAGGAGTCCGAGGAGAACGAGAAGGAGATCGACCTGACCCCCGGCGTCCTCAGCCGGACCGACGATCCGGTGCGGCTGTACCTGAAGGAGATGGGCAGCGTCGCGCTGCTCAGCCGCGAGGGCGAAATCGAGATCGCGAAGCGCATCGAGGAGGGCAAGAAGGAGATCGCCTCGATCGTGTTCGGGATGCCGATGTCCATCCAGTTCGTCCTGGCGCTGCGGGAGAAGCTCAAGGCCGGCAAGATCGGCATCCGCGAGCTCGTGCCGGTGGCCGAGGAGGAGTTCGAGGACGAGGAGGCGAGCGAGCGCGACGATGAGGAGCTGCGCACCCGCACGCTGGACGCGCTCGGCAAGGTCCGCAAGGTGTCCCAGACGCTGATGGGCCTCTACGGCCAGAGCCGCCGGACCTCCAACAGCCCGGCGAAGCTCCAGCGCATCAGGAGCCAGATCAAGGACGTGCGCCAGCAGGTGGTCGAGAAGATGGAGTCGGTCAACCTGCACCAGGCCATCAAGGACAAGATGGTCCAGCGCGTGCGGGACATCGCGCAGGACATCCGGGCGGCGGAGCGGGAGATCGCCCACTGCCAGCGGAAGCTGGGCGTGCCCGGGGAGGCGGGGCTGGAATGTCTGCGCCGCTTGAACCGGGGCCGGCGCGATTTCCTCGCGGTGAAGCGCAAGGCCGGCCTGTCCGAGGAGGTTCTCCAGGAGGTCAAGAAGTCGTTCCTGGCGGCGCGCAGCCGCATCCGCCAGCTCGAGACCGACGAAGCGCTCGTCTCTTCGGACGAGATCAAGGAAGCGGTCCGGCACCTGGATGTGGCCGCGGAGAAGGTCAAGCGGGGGAAGGCGGAGCTGGTCGAGGCCAACCTGCGGCTGGTGGTCAGCATCGCCAAGAAATACACGAACCGGGGCCTCCAGTTCCTGGACCTCATCCAGGAGGGGAACATCGGCCTGATGAAGGCGGTGGACAAGTTCGAGTACAAGCGCGGCTACAAGTTCAGCACCTACGCGACTTGGTGGATCCGCCAGGCCATCACGCGCGCGATCGCCGACCAGGCCCGGACGATCCGGATTCCCGTCCACATGATCGAGACCATCAACAAGCTGATCCGGACCTCGCGGCACCTGGTGCAGCAGCTCGGGCGCGAGCCGACGCCCGAGGAGATCGCGGAGCGGATGGACCTGCCCCTGGACAAGGTCCGCAAGATCCTCAAGATCGCCCGCGAGCCGATCTCGCTGGAGACGCCGATCGGGGAGGAAGAGGACAGCCATCTGGGCGATTTCATCGAGGACAAGAAGGCCGTCTCCCCGCTGGAGGCCGCCATCCGCTACGACCTCCAGCGCCAGATCAACAGCGCGCTGGAGACGCTGACCCCGCGCGAGGAAAAGGTGCTGCGCAAGCGCTTCGGCATCGGAGAGAGCACCGACCACACGCTCGAGGAGGTCGGCCAGGACTTCGAGGTGACCCGGGAGCGCATCCGGCAGATCGAGGCCAAGGCGCTCCGCAAGCTGCGCCACCCCAGCCGGAGCAAGAAGCTCCGGAGCTTCGTCGAGAGCCTCTGA
- a CDS encoding C4-type zinc ribbon domain-containing protein has translation MNPQLQPLIELQTLDLRIGEIREHQRKAPDLLSAAEAPLRDATAMLKDATAATETLGKERRDRERDLEAQEAQIEKLKGRLSELKTNKEYQAHLFEIEMANKKKGEIEEQILVLMERIEAQQRALKEAKAKVADAERLFAQEKARLEAESAGLVTELAQLEQKQATLATTLDRELLDRYGKLKAMRKDLAVVPVKNGTCSGCRLQLPPQLVAEVKRSDEMNACPYCHRILYWDGEPVSVSTSQPRQFEEEETV, from the coding sequence TTGAACCCGCAGCTTCAGCCGCTCATCGAACTGCAGACCCTTGATCTCCGGATCGGCGAGATCAGGGAACACCAGCGAAAAGCCCCGGACCTCCTCTCCGCCGCGGAAGCCCCCCTCCGCGACGCGACCGCGATGCTCAAGGACGCGACCGCCGCCACCGAGACGCTCGGCAAGGAACGCCGCGATCGGGAGCGGGATCTGGAGGCCCAGGAGGCCCAGATCGAGAAACTCAAGGGCCGCCTCTCCGAGCTCAAGACCAACAAGGAGTACCAGGCGCACCTCTTCGAGATCGAGATGGCGAACAAGAAGAAGGGGGAGATCGAGGAGCAGATCCTCGTGCTCATGGAGCGGATCGAGGCCCAGCAGCGGGCTCTGAAGGAAGCCAAGGCCAAGGTGGCGGACGCCGAGCGGCTGTTCGCCCAGGAGAAGGCCAGGCTGGAGGCCGAGTCCGCCGGTCTGGTGACCGAACTGGCCCAGTTGGAGCAGAAGCAGGCGACCCTTGCGACGACGTTGGACCGGGAGTTGCTCGACCGCTACGGCAAGCTCAAGGCCATGCGCAAGGACCTCGCCGTGGTGCCGGTCAAGAACGGCACCTGCTCCGGCTGCCGTCTGCAACTGCCCCCCCAACTGGTTGCCGAGGTCAAGCGGTCAGACGAGATGAATGCCTGCCCCTATTGCCACCGGATTCTCTACTGGGACGGGGAACCGGTGAGCGTCTCGACGAGCCAGCCCCGACAGTTCGAGGAAGAAGAAACGGTCTAG
- a CDS encoding Arc family DNA-binding protein gives MAQVLVRQLDDKVVERLKRRAKEHGRSLQSEVKTILEEAAPDYEAAWRRIERFRSRLKRSGRRFSDSAELLREDRDR, from the coding sequence ATGGCACAAGTACTTGTCCGACAGCTTGACGACAAGGTCGTGGAGCGGTTGAAACGCCGGGCCAAAGAGCATGGCCGGTCCTTGCAGTCCGAAGTCAAGACGATCCTGGAGGAGGCTGCGCCGGACTACGAAGCGGCGTGGAGGCGGATCGAGCGATTTCGAAGCCGGCTCAAACGGTCGGGGCGTCGGTTCAGTGACAGCGCCGAACTCCTCCGCGAGGATCGGGACCGGTGA
- the hisF gene encoding imidazole glycerol phosphate synthase subunit HisF yields the protein MLTKRIIPCLDVKDGRVVKGVSFVNLRDAGDPVEVARAYDKEGADELCFLDITASYENRKTILDVVAKTADQVFMPLTVGGGVRTLADIRALLKAGSDKVSINTAAVEQPDFVKAAAERFGTQCIVVAIDAKRRGVDAKRRVGPQGNGWEVYTHGGRRPTGLDAVEWARRMEAAGAGEILLTSMDQDGRQNGYDLELTAAVAEAVSIPVIASGGAGTLEHLYEGFVRGKADAVLAASIFHYRTYSITQAKTYLRDRGVPMRMVNAEC from the coding sequence ATGTTGACCAAGCGCATCATCCCCTGTCTGGACGTCAAGGACGGCCGGGTCGTGAAGGGCGTCTCGTTCGTCAACCTGCGCGACGCGGGCGATCCGGTGGAGGTGGCCCGGGCCTACGACAAGGAGGGGGCGGACGAGCTCTGCTTCCTGGACATCACCGCCTCCTACGAGAACCGCAAGACGATCCTGGACGTGGTGGCCAAGACGGCGGACCAGGTCTTCATGCCGCTCACGGTCGGCGGCGGGGTCCGGACGCTCGCGGACATCCGGGCCCTGCTCAAGGCCGGGTCCGACAAGGTCAGCATCAACACGGCGGCGGTGGAGCAGCCGGACTTCGTAAAGGCGGCGGCGGAGCGGTTCGGCACCCAGTGCATCGTGGTGGCGATCGACGCGAAGCGTCGTGGGGTGGACGCGAAACGGCGTGTCGGGCCGCAGGGGAACGGCTGGGAGGTCTACACGCACGGGGGACGGAGGCCCACGGGTCTCGACGCAGTCGAGTGGGCCAGGCGGATGGAGGCCGCCGGCGCGGGCGAGATCCTGCTGACGAGCATGGACCAGGACGGAAGGCAGAACGGCTACGACCTGGAGCTGACCGCGGCGGTGGCGGAGGCGGTTTCGATCCCGGTGATCGCCTCCGGGGGCGCCGGGACCCTGGAGCATCTCTACGAGGGATTCGTCAGGGGGAAGGCCGACGCGGTGCTGGCCGCCTCCATCTTCCACTACCGGACCTATTCGATCACGCAGGCCAAGACCTATCTGCGGGACCGGGGGGTCCCAATGAGAATGGTGAATGCGGAATGTTGA
- the hisIE gene encoding bifunctional phosphoribosyl-AMP cyclohydrolase/phosphoribosyl-ATP diphosphatase HisIE translates to MTQVKFDEKGLVPAVVQDWRDGTVLMLGYMNREALARTMETGSVHFWSRSRNRLWEKGETSGHKLVLKEVFLDCDGDTLLVKAEPVGPTCHTGERACFFTKMTAGAPEPRTAAEAAGGILERLYQTVLDRKRSPTAGSYVSSLLQGGADKVLKKVVEEAGEVALAAKGGKREEIVYEAADLLFHTLVALGYHDVTPQEVYQELASRFGKSGLRAKTIAAGTGPSGRERRAGRERRGSRDRRSAQGQRSGAERRKGPDRRQSRERRGRRA, encoded by the coding sequence GTGACGCAGGTCAAATTCGACGAGAAGGGCCTGGTGCCGGCCGTGGTGCAGGACTGGCGGGACGGCACGGTCCTGATGCTGGGCTACATGAACCGCGAGGCCCTGGCCAGGACGATGGAGACCGGGTCGGTCCACTTCTGGAGCCGCTCGCGGAACCGGCTGTGGGAGAAGGGCGAGACCTCCGGCCACAAGCTGGTGCTCAAGGAAGTCTTCCTCGACTGCGACGGAGACACGCTCCTGGTGAAGGCCGAGCCGGTCGGGCCGACCTGCCACACGGGCGAGCGGGCCTGCTTCTTCACGAAGATGACGGCCGGGGCGCCGGAGCCGCGCACGGCGGCGGAGGCGGCGGGCGGCATCCTGGAGCGGCTCTACCAGACGGTCCTGGACCGGAAACGGTCGCCGACCGCCGGGTCCTACGTCTCCTCGCTCCTGCAGGGCGGCGCCGACAAGGTGCTCAAGAAGGTGGTCGAGGAGGCGGGGGAGGTCGCGCTGGCGGCCAAGGGCGGAAAGCGGGAGGAGATCGTCTACGAGGCGGCCGATCTCCTGTTCCACACCCTGGTCGCGCTCGGCTATCACGACGTCACCCCCCAAGAAGTCTATCAGGAGCTGGCAAGCCGGTTCGGGAAGAGCGGGCTGCGCGCCAAGACCATTGCGGCTGGGACGGGACCGTCGGGCCGGGAGCGTCGGGCCGGACGGGAGCGGCGGGGCAGCCGGGACCGCCGATCGGCTCAGGGCCAGCGGAGCGGGGCGGAGCGGCGGAAGGGACCGGACCGGCGGCAGAGCCGGGAGCGGAGGGGGAGACGCGCATGA